Proteins encoded together in one Telopea speciosissima isolate NSW1024214 ecotype Mountain lineage chromosome 4, Tspe_v1, whole genome shotgun sequence window:
- the LOC122657389 gene encoding rop guanine nucleotide exchange factor 1-like, translating to MGSVSSEDGFDLQSERFESYSLSADVSESESSSSFSCRRYDAEGASSSLASSPLAGRPLNVNSGYPALPLMLPVIGGKDVVVWDEKPEKPEADLSEVEMMKERFAKLLLGEDMSGGGKGVCTALAISNAITNLSATVFGELWRLEPLAPQKKAMWCREMEWLLCVSDSIVELIPSLQEFPGGGTFEVMVTRPRSDLYVNLPALKKVDAMLLSILDGFRDTEFRYVDRGIIVAEAGDADAYIGRPSIRQEEKWWLPCPKVPTDGLSEDARKRLQQCRDCTNQILKAAMAINSSVLAEMEIPNAYVETLPKSGKACLGETIYRYITADKFSPECLLDCLDLSSEHHTLEVANRIEAAVHVWRMKDQKKRSNHAKSGRSSWGGKVKGLVRDVGKSHILAQRAETLLQSLRLRYPGLPQTVLDMNKIQYNKDVGQSILESYSRVMESLAFNIMARVDDLLYVDDATRQCALAESMSLFGRGGLGGLPIQKRISPSPFSIQRSPYASPFATPTYCSSTPVVGSPGRGHASLGKNSRKGLQDPKFEKAADLDKVWSYAGSLSSRKDAGDAPERD from the exons ATGGGAAGTGTCTCCTCTGAGGATGGTTTCGATCTGCAGAGTGAACGATTTGAGAGCTATAGCTTGAGTGCCGACGTTAGTGAGTCTGAGAGTTCGAGTAGTTTCTCCTGTCGACGCTACGATGCTGAGGGCGCTTCAAGTTCTCTCGCATCTTCACCTCTCGCCGGACGTCCGTTAAACGTTAATTCTGGATATCCGGCGCTGCCTTTGATGTTGCCGGTTATCGGTGGCAAAGATGTGGTTGTTTGGGATGAGAAGCCGGAAAAACCGGAGGCAGATTTGTCTG AAGTTGAGATGATGAAGGAGCGGTTCGCTAAGCTTCTGCTAGGAGAAGACATGTCGGGTGGGGGGAAGGGAGTATGTACTGCTCTGGCAATCTCCAATGCCATTACTAATCTATCTg CTACTGTTTTTGGGGAGCTATGGAGGCTGGAGCCATTGGCGCCGCAGAAGAAGGCAATGTGGTGTAGAGAGATGGAATGGCTTTTATGCGTGAGCGATTCGATTGTGGAACTCATTCCTTCATTGCAAGAATTTCCAGGCGGTGGGACCTTCGAGGTCATGGTGACTCGACCGCGCTCTGATCTCTATGTAAACCTCCCAGCCCTGAAGAAGGTTGATGCTATGCTACTAAGTATCCTTGATGGCTTCCGTGACACTGAGTTTCGGTACGTTGATCGTGGAATAATTGTTGCTGAAGCTGGCGATGCTGATGCGTATATTGGGAGACCTTCTATTAGGCAGGAGGAGAAGTGGTGGCTACCCTGCCCCAAGGTTCCCACAGATGGTTTGTCTGAAGATGCAAGAAAAAGGCTGCAGCAATGTAGAGATTGCACGAATCAGATCCTTAAGGCAGCCATGGCAATCAATAGCAGTGTCCTTGCCGAGATGGAAATTCCAAATGCTTACGTGGAGACTTTACCAAAG AGTGGAAAAGCTTGTTTGGGTGAGACCATCTACCGTTATATAACTGCTGACAAGTTCTCCCCAGAATGTCTCCTTGACTGCTTAGACCTGTCATCTGAACACCACACGTTGGAGGTAGCAAACAGGATTGAGGCTGCTGTGCATGTTTGGAGGATGAAAGACCAGAAAAAACGTTCAAATCATGCAAAATCTGGCCGGTCATCATGGGGTGGAAAGGTCAAGGGCCTTGTCAGGGATGTGGGAAAGAGTCACATTTTAGCACAACGAGCTGAGACTCTTTTACAGAGCTTAAGGCTCCGCTATCCTGGGCTTCCTCAGACTGTTCTAGATATGAACAAGATCCAATACAACAAG GATGTGGGGCAGTCAATCCTTGAGAGCTACTCAAGGGTGATGGAGAGCTTAGCGTTTAACATAATGGCGAGGGTCGATGATCTGCTTTATGTGGATGATGCTACAAGGCAATGTGCTTTAGCAGAGTCAATGTCTTTGTTTGGACGGGGAGGATTGGGTGGTCTTCCCATACAGAAGCGAATTTCCCCTAGCCCATTCTCTATCCAACGATCGCCTTATGCATCTCCATTTGCAACGCCAACCTACTGTTCCTCCACTCCGGTAGTGGGAAGTCCTGGAAGGGGACATGCCTCCTTAGGCAAGAACAGTCGCAAAGGGTTGCAGGATCCAAAGTTTGAGAAAGCTGCAGATTTAGATAAAGTATGGTCATACGCCGGAAGCCTCAGTAGTAGAAAGGATGCTGGAGATGCTCCGGAACGGGATTGA